A genomic segment from Glycine soja cultivar W05 chromosome 18, ASM419377v2, whole genome shotgun sequence encodes:
- the LOC114395060 gene encoding protein XRI1-like isoform X2: MDYSNDNKEPWDWHREDYCLQRSFDYENSQGLWNGVPQNEDLSNVFNDETTPVKACGDFAYNVNNSELQKESDKCLKSSDQIKRRRMLQFNTQDGGHFLSNEHMSSAYLKGKEESNEDVFPELSHWVSGASGSASASNYEDLESAEGWLADCFKDAEMQLCPDDLNFSGADAVQIDVADLCNFPPACEQNVLQHHVTQTPKNIVFKGGKSFIETPTKLAASVAYPFTFIKPCGAHGDVTLKEINQRILSPPPPLKSQQSMEDPSAYPKSAFSGKPVVGKTKIHIEGGKGSITIMRTKG; this comes from the exons GGAGCCATGGGATTGGCATAGGGAGGATTATTGTCTCCAAAGGAGTTTCGATTATG AAAATTCACAAGGGCTATGGAATGGAGTTcctcaaaatgaagatctttcCAATGTGTTCAATGATGAAACAACCCCAGTGAAAGCTTGTGGGGACTTTGCATACAATGTCAATAATAGTG AGTTACAAAAGGAATCAGACAAATGTTTGAAGAGTTCTGACCAAATTAAGAGAAGGCGGATGCTACAATTCAATACTCAAGATGGGGGTCATTTCCTCTCCAATGAACATATGTCTTCAGCATATTTGAAA GGGAAGGAGGAGTCAAATGAGGATGTTTTCCCTGAATTATCACATTGGGTTTCTGGGGCATCAG GAAGTGCATCTGCTTCCAATTATGAGGACCTTGAGTCAGCTGAAGGGTGGCTAGCAGATTGCTTTAAGGATGCTGAAATGCAATTATGTCCCGATGATTT GAATTTTTCTGGGGCAGATGCTGTTCAAATTGATGTTGCAG ATCTGTGCAACTTCCCACCTGCGTGTGAACAAAATGTGCTTCAGCATCATGTCACCCAAACTCCCAAAAATATTGTCTTCAAAg GAGGAAAATCATTTATAGAAACACCGACAAAGCTAGCTGCTTCTGTGGCCTATCCATTTACCTTCATTAAACCCTGTGGTGCCCATGGAGATGTCACTCTGAAGGAAATAAATCAGCGCATTCTGTCTCCACCACCTCCTTTGAAGTCCCAACAAAGTATGGAAGATCCATCAGCTTACCCAAAATCAGCATTTTCTGGGAAGCCTGTAgttggaaaaacaaaaattcacaTTGAAGGGGGAAAAGGTAGCATCACCATTATGAGAACCAAAGGCTAA
- the LOC114395060 gene encoding protein XRI1-like isoform X1 yields MDYSNDNKEPWDWHREDYCLQRSFDYENSQGLWNGVPQNEDLSNVFNDETTPVKACGDFAYNVNNSGIYLCTSIYPPQVPLELQKESDKCLKSSDQIKRRRMLQFNTQDGGHFLSNEHMSSAYLKGKEESNEDVFPELSHWVSGASGSASASNYEDLESAEGWLADCFKDAEMQLCPDDLNFSGADAVQIDVADLCNFPPACEQNVLQHHVTQTPKNIVFKGGKSFIETPTKLAASVAYPFTFIKPCGAHGDVTLKEINQRILSPPPPLKSQQSMEDPSAYPKSAFSGKPVVGKTKIHIEGGKGSITIMRTKG; encoded by the exons GGAGCCATGGGATTGGCATAGGGAGGATTATTGTCTCCAAAGGAGTTTCGATTATG AAAATTCACAAGGGCTATGGAATGGAGTTcctcaaaatgaagatctttcCAATGTGTTCAATGATGAAACAACCCCAGTGAAAGCTTGTGGGGACTTTGCATACAATGTCAATAATAGTG GGATATATCTGTGTACATCTATCTACCCTCCCCAGGTTCCACTAG AGTTACAAAAGGAATCAGACAAATGTTTGAAGAGTTCTGACCAAATTAAGAGAAGGCGGATGCTACAATTCAATACTCAAGATGGGGGTCATTTCCTCTCCAATGAACATATGTCTTCAGCATATTTGAAA GGGAAGGAGGAGTCAAATGAGGATGTTTTCCCTGAATTATCACATTGGGTTTCTGGGGCATCAG GAAGTGCATCTGCTTCCAATTATGAGGACCTTGAGTCAGCTGAAGGGTGGCTAGCAGATTGCTTTAAGGATGCTGAAATGCAATTATGTCCCGATGATTT GAATTTTTCTGGGGCAGATGCTGTTCAAATTGATGTTGCAG ATCTGTGCAACTTCCCACCTGCGTGTGAACAAAATGTGCTTCAGCATCATGTCACCCAAACTCCCAAAAATATTGTCTTCAAAg GAGGAAAATCATTTATAGAAACACCGACAAAGCTAGCTGCTTCTGTGGCCTATCCATTTACCTTCATTAAACCCTGTGGTGCCCATGGAGATGTCACTCTGAAGGAAATAAATCAGCGCATTCTGTCTCCACCACCTCCTTTGAAGTCCCAACAAAGTATGGAAGATCCATCAGCTTACCCAAAATCAGCATTTTCTGGGAAGCCTGTAgttggaaaaacaaaaattcacaTTGAAGGGGGAAAAGGTAGCATCACCATTATGAGAACCAAAGGCTAA